AATATAATCGTTAAAAACTAACACCAAAACCAATTATGACTAATCCTAACACAGAGGATAAAATCATTTTTCAGCAACTTATTCAACCTTGGCAATTATCAGAATATTCCTTAACTTCATTAATTGGACAACATACAGCAGTAAGGGATAAATCAGCCGAAATTCTACAAAGTATTAACAATCAAATTGAGCAAAAATTATTAACAATTAAAATATGTTGTAATGATAAAAATGAGTGCCAAATTTTACCTAAATTAATTAAGGAACGTGCTTACTATATAGCAGTTTATTTGACTAACGCTACAGACATGGCATTAGTGAATCATTATGATGAGAAAATTGGCGAGGCTTTATCTAAATTAAACATTCAAAATCCTGATAAACTTTACTACTACTTAGCCGAGATAGACTACCAACAACATCTATATAATTATTATCAAAAAAGCAGTAATATCCTATTATATGTTGGGGCTTGGAATAGTCGCAAAAATATCAAAATAGGAGAATATTTAATTGAAGCCTTACAACTTGATAAAGATAAAATTTCTCCTGAAAAATTGTTAGATTTATTAGAAGATCCTATCGATGAAATCGTCAAAGAATTTAGGGATAATGGTTTAGAAGTTTCCCCAATAGAATCAGAGCAGGAAAATAATGATTTTTTTGACAATGATGTAGAAGATGAAGAAGATTGGGATGAGGAAAAACCAGAACAAAATTATTATCAAGACCATAATGATGATGATGATGATTACTACTATAGTAATCCAGATCCTTTTGATGACGTAGATTGGGGAGATCCTGATAGTTTTAATGATGCGGCATGGGATCAGTTTCGAGATGATTAAATTTGTAACAAGAAATCATCTTTGCTATCTAATAAATTATTCCAATTACTTCCTCTTAAGATACTCATATATGGATTTGTTCTCACATTAAATACTCTAGCAATATAGTAATTATCTTTATTTTCATCCATAAAAACCCATTCTTGGGGCGATAAATAAAATGGTATTGATTCATTATTAATTTTATCTGTTGTGGTTGCTTTTGAATCAATATAAATAACTTGTTCTTTAATTTGTAACCTATTATTTTCTATAATTTTAAAATATTTAATAACTTTGAAGTCATAAGGTTTTGTTGATTCTCCATTTTTATTCTCCCAAACAATTTCAATCTCTTTCGGACAATTTTCTTTTCTAATCTCTACTCGGCAACCTTTTTCTGTATTTTTAAATTCATTATCTGATACTTGATAATTTGCTTTAATTATTTCTAATAATTCTTTATACAAAAATTCTTCTCCAAGTTTTCCAGTTTCAGCGTCAAATTGTTTTTGTTCATTTGACCTCGCCAACGAATTGTTAATTAAACTATCTGTAGTGGGCAATATAAATTCTTGCTCTTCTTCTAAGTACTGAGACAGAATTTGTGTAGTATCATATCCTTGTTCTTTTAGCCATTCTAAACCACTACTTATATTATCTAAAATTAATAAATTTAACTCTTTTTCCATCCTTTTATTTTTTAGGAGACTTCCTAATTCTTCTGTTAGTGAATATAAAGTTCTTGGACTATCCCAATTCCCTGAAAAATAAAACTCTTGACTTTGAGGATTAAACCGAGCATTTCTTTTTTGTGTAAATATTTCTACTCCATTTTGTTCACAAGATATATAAAGTTCGCTTACTTCATAAAAAATGGTTTCATCTAAAATTTTACTCATTTTACTAAACACATTTTGCCAATCTTCTTCTAATTGAGTAGATGAAACTAAAGCAATAAGAGGTAAACGACTTTTTAATCTTCTTTTTAGATCTGATACTTCATTTTTATCTTCACTTGTAACAAAATTTAAGTCCTCATCAGTAATTATTTTTACTCCCCATAATCTGAGTAGATTTATAACTTCAGAATCTTTTTTAGGTAATTTTACAAAATTATTAATATTAGCAGGAAGTTCACAAATTTTTGTGTCAACCCAATATAAATCTTGAGGAGAATAAAAAGAGTTATCAATTGCCATAACCTTATTTGATTCTCCCCATTTCTTGATCATTTCTTTTTCATAGTCTTGATCATATTTAGTAAGAGCTTGATAAATTAATCCAATGCGTTCAATAATATTACTTATATCTTTATCTTCATCTTGGGTTTCTGAAATTATCATCAAAACATCAAGATATTCTTCAAGATTAATAGTTTCTCTAAAGTTAAATAATTTTTGTAATTCTGGTTTTATTTCTACTTTTAAATCTAGTATTGATAAATCTTTTCCTCCTATTTTCTGAAATTCTTTTCTATTAATAATTACTTCTTCAGCTTTATAACATTCACCTTTAACTGTCGGAATACAACTTTCATGTGTTAAAAACCAGATAAGATAATTTGGTTCAACATTATCTCCTTGAGATCTACCTGTTCGATTACCATACCCCCAATAATATTGAATTATATTACTAATTTTTAATAAAAAATTATTTTTAACAATTTTTTCCCAAAAAAAACGAGAAAATTTATAATTTTTTGTTTCTTCTACAAAAGTTAATTTTGTTAATGATTTTATTTCATTGTCACTTCTCATTAAATGTGGGTATACAGTGAAAGGATATTGTTGAGTATTTTTCAAAAAATCAAAATATTCAGTAGAAAATATCTTTTCTAGTTTACTTATCGTTGTTCTTTCTTGTATTTCTTCGATTCCTATCTTTTCCTTTACTCCTATCAAAACAAAAAAATAATTCCAGTCTTTTATATTATCATTTTCTCTAATATATTCAGATGATATAAAATATTTTGACTCCAAATATTCTTCCAAATTCAACTCAGGTTCATATTCATCTGATAAATATAAATGATATTCTGATAACTTACAAGGTAAACTATTTTTAGTTATCAAATATAAATTTTTTAATTGATATATATTACTTTCATTTATTTCTCCTTGTTTATGAGCATCAAATAAATATCTAACAATTTGAATAGATTTTTCAGCAGTTTCACTCAGAGAATCAAGATTTGGTAAAATATTTTTGTCAAGAATATTACTTTGGGTTGGATAAGTTATATTTAAGTCTTTTTGCAGCCATTGCAATATCAATTTATTCTCAGATATTTGTGCTAATACTTCTTCATTAATAAAAGAAAGTTCTTGGTTATGAGCAACTAAATCATCATCCTCATCATCCATATCTAATTCTTCTACAGGAAAATAGATAGGTTTATTAGGAGAAGTTAATTGTTGATATTGATTAAAAAGAAATGGTAAACTCGGCAGTTTTTCTTTCCAGTATTTTCCTTGTTGTTCATCTTGTGCTTTATTGTATAAAAATTCAATAAGCTGATATGTATCATCTATAGATAACTGACTTTGAAAAATATCAGATTCAAATAAATTTGGTATATCTTTTAACGAAAACTCTTTAACCCCAAAATTAATTAATTTATTAACATGAATAATATTATGATTAACTAAATAAACAGAAATATTTTTATTAATTGCTATTTTATAATACTCCAAAAATGATTCTTTTCCTATAACATAATTAATATCTGTTTTATCAATCAAAGATTCACTTATTTTCAATAATTTATAACTTTCGCTAGGAATAAATGCAATACTATTTTTAGCTTTATTTAATCCATTATTGAATGCCTCTATAATTTTATTATAACCTTTTAACTTATCAGGAATCAATTGACTTATTTGATATTTATATCTTGGATTTTTAGCTAATTCTGCTAACCATTCTAATAACTTAAAAGCAACTTGTTCAAAAAGATATTGATTCCAAACTCTATCTTCATGGAATCCCTCTCTTGGTGCATTTGTGAGAAAATCTGCATTGATCAGGAATGGAAAACCTAAACTAATTTTTGTGGGCAGATAAGTAAAAATTAAAGATTCATCATTTTTTAAGGGAATGATTTTATTATTTTCAACTTTTGCGGCAAAAGAAATACTAGAATATTTTGCTTCTTTTAGTTTTTTTGGTGAATATTCATCTCCTTTTAGCTTTTCTTGTATTTCTTTACTAATAGGAAATCCCATAAAATCTTTTTTTATCCATTCACTTTCAATATATCCATTTTTTTTCAAAGTTATAGTTTCATTTGTGGTTAATTTTTCTACCGTTACAATATCTTTACTATTTTCCCTAATAATTATTTTATTTACTTTTCTCAAAAAAAGCATTATTTGGGGATGTTCTAAGAGCTTTAATAAATCTTGTTTTAATTCATCCGTTTTTTCATATTTAATAATAGTAGAAACTTTATAAAAATGAATAAAAGACACAGATTTTAATTCTGAAATATTATTTATATCTGTCCAAATAGGAATTATTTGCCAAGGCATTTTATATTCTTTATTTTCCCAATGTTTTTTATCAAAGCGAAAACAAAAATCATTTGATTTAATACAAACATAATTTGATTTACCGAAAACAGATTTAAACCCAATTCCTTTATATCCTGTTTTATTGGGATCTTCTAATTTTTGACTTTTTCCAACTCCACAAATAGATCTAATATCTTTTTCTGTAAATTCTTTTCCCGTATGAGAAATAATAATAAAATTATCCGTAAATTCAATAATAACACTGACTCCTTTTGTTGAATCATCAGAAGCATCATCGGCATTTTGGATTAATTCATAGATAAATCTTTCACTTTCTGAATATATATCATTGGAAAGTATATCTAATGAGTTTGCTGAATCTTCCGCTTGGCTTCGGTATTTATATTCTGACTTTTCTTTTGATAATTGTTCAATAAATCTTTGTTTTTCCGATAGACTCATTGTTTGCCGTATTTTATGACATATTTTCTAATTCAGTCCAAATTATACCATTGAATTACCATTTTATACTTATATTTACTTCCTTTTTTCCCCCTTGATCTCCCTCAAAATGTTAACCTAAAAATTAAATTAATGTTTTAACAAAAATGTTACAGGCAACACAATATCGTTATATTGTTTCTGATTCATCAATTCTTAACGGTGAACCAATTATTGAAGGTACTCGTACTTCTGTTAGGGCGATCGCATTTTTTATTAGTTGATTTCTGCGATAAATTCTAAAAACTTGCATAGTGGTAGATTGAGAGAAAATCAACGCACTTACTATTACATTCGTGTCAATGACGATTCGTTTAGTTTTCATCATTGAGAATTGATTGTAAAATTTCTGGAGTCATTCCATTAGAGATCGCTTGTTGACTTGCTTCTTCCATAATGTCTAGCAGTGGTTTTTGATTAATAGCCTTTTTTAGCATTACATTGAGAAACATACCAATTTTTTGCTGTTTTTCAGGTTTGGTTTCTCGATAAGCCTTGGCAATTTCAGGATCAACTTGAATGGTAATTGTTTCCATCGTTCCTTAAGAGTTAACTAGAGAATATCTTTAATTATAATAGTAAGAATCCGTTAAATGAAGTATTTACAATATTAGAGTTAAAATAATTCAGAATGAAATTAAAGTAGATTATGATAATGGGGAATTACACCCGAAGAAATCTCTAACCGAATGCTTCATTTAAGTCCCTTGTCAAGTATTTTCTGCCCTTGCTTATAGAGAGTGAATTTACAGAAGAAATTAATCATTATATTGAATTAAAACGCATTCCAGACCACTCGATCGTTCCTCTATTAAACACTTAATTCGTCATTAGCATCAGAGATCAACTAAATTCTTAATCTTTGAATTAAAGTAGTAGAGTAGCAAAATAAATTGTAACAAAATGAGCCAAAACAGCTATTTAGAACAATATCCCCCTATCACTATACGAAATTATTACCGTGAAAAAATTTTGCACAATCAAGCCCACTGGTTTTTAGCTACTGAAACCGCCGTTACTTTTCCTCCCTTACATCAAAAAGGCTGGTGTCGTTACTACGCTATCCCCGATTTTGTCTCTAGCTATTTTCGTTTATTAGCATTAGGATCAGAAATTGTCGAACAAATATTAGAAATTAGTCAGCGAGACTATAGCGTTTCTCCCCAAGATAACCACCCTGTATTGCTATCATTGATGGAATCTGACATTCATCGAGTCATTGCGCCCATCGCTATTACTGCATGGTTAACTGTAGATGAATTTCGTTGGGAAAAATATATCCCCCAGATACCCCGTGATTTAAACTACGGTTTAGTGACTCAATACCCTGAAGCTATTTGTGCTTATGGGGCATTTATGGGTAATTTTAACCGCCCTCAATTTGTTAATCTCCTCTCTACAACTTCAATTAATAAATGTGGGTTACTGGCTAAAAAAGAAGCTAATCGTCAAATACAGGAATTAAAAACCAGAAGATTCTTAAAACATCATAGAGTTCGATCGAACTTTTGAGGCACAAATTTTGATTTTCCTCGACATTTTCCTTAAAAATACTAACTTCTAAGAAATCACTAATGATTAATCATCTCAAAGATTTAGCACGTTGGTTGTATCCTAAACCTACTGTTAATTATTTATCAGATCATCGAATCGTTTTAATCACATTTCCCCAATGGCAAGAAATAGGACATGATAGGGAGCATCCTACGATCGACTTAACTTGTATTATGCTCAAATCAGAAGATTCAGAAGTTCCATACTACGCTAGAGAGCCTTTATTTACTATAGTAGATGAATATCAAGACTATATAATGATTGGTTGTTGGTATATTAACCCGAAAAGAAAAAAATCTTGGAATCAATATTTAGCCTTAGTTCAATTTACCGCTAGTAGAATTCATCCTGATTTAGAAGATGCCAAAAAAACCTTAGATGCAATAAAAGCATGTGCAACGGAAAAGGAAGAAAAAATATATTTAGATTGGCAACAATTCTATCAATTATTTACAACTTGGCAATGGATAGGATTACAGGATTTAGGATTAATTGAAATTATCGATGGAAAAATTATCTATTTATAGCGTTTTTCATGGTTAGGCGTCGTAAATAGAAGGTTCGTGCAACCAGGGGCAATCTGTGTCTAAAATGCTTAGTATTTAAAGGTTTCAGCCATTATTACTTTGATTTCAGAAATCTTCATTTAAACATTGCAAGTATAAGTATATTGGCTTTGCTGATATTGAGTATGATTTCTATTCAGTACCAATCACGAAACGATTAAATAACCATTGTTTGAGATAGTTCGATTTTTCTTTTCATACCTTGATTCAGCAACGCCAATTATTTTATCCACGTTGGGAATATCTGGTAATTCTAAAGTAATTTTCATAAATACAATTTTGGCTCTCTTATTATGATAAATTGCTGGTTGACATAGGGAAAAGGGAAGAGGGAAAAGAGAATTATTAAATAATAATTTATAAACTTTTAATTTTTATTTTGCTGTAAGTCTTATTCAGTAATAATTATAAGCATTGTTCTTTATTAATTTATCATAACCACTGTAAAAAACCATAACTTTCCTAGTTAAGTGTTGATAAAAAATTAAACTAATTGAATATATGAATCATCACCGATCATAAAACTGAGAGCTTTCGGGCGCTGGGGTGCTAAAATTAACTTAGCCCGTTGTCCAATGACACTATCGACAATACGATGATGAATACCTTTTAATTGTGCCGAGTCTAAAATGACACTATGTTCTAAATCTGCATCCGTTAAAATCACATTATTAGCAATACTTGAATAAGGTCCGATAAAACAGTTTTCAATATGACAATTATCACCTATTATAACTGGACCTCTTATGGTTGAGTTAATAATTTTTGTATCTTTGCCAATGGCAACTCTACCGATAATTTGACTATTACCTTGAATAATGCCTTGATTATTTGACGTTAAATTAGTGTCTAAAATAATACGATTTGCTTCTAGTAAATCATCTTTTTTACCCGTATCTAACCACCAATCCTTGAGTTGACAGGCTTTAACATTTTTCCCTTCTGTGATTAAACCTTGTAAAGCATCAGTAATTTCTAGCTCTCCCCTTGGGGAAGGTTGTAAATTTTCAATAATTTCATGGATTATGGGGGAAAAAAAATAAATGCCCACTAAAGCAAGATTTGAAGGAGGATTGGTTGGTTTTTCGACTAATGCTAAAATATTACCTTTTTCGTCAATTTTTGCTACTCCAAAAGCGGAAGGATTTGATACTTTTCTCAGCAGAATTAAAGCTGATAAATTATTACTTTTAAACTCTGTTAAATACTCTTCTAAATCATCAGCAATTAAGTTATCTCCCAGATACATAATAAATGGAGAATCTGCCAAAAAAGGTTGAGCGATTTTCACGGCATGGGCTAAACCATCGGGGCTTTCTTGTAAGATGTAGGTAATTTTTGCTCCAAATTTTTCCCCAGCGCCCGTCACCCGCTCAATTTCCGTGCCAGTTTCAGGGCTAATAATAATGCCGATGTCTGTAATCCCTGCTTTGACGATAGCTTCAATGCCATACCATAAAATTGGTTTATTGGCAACTGGTACTAATTGTTTTGCGCCACTGTAGGTAAATTGTGTTTTTTCTTGGGCTAATCTTACCATAGTTTTGACAAAATTTTTTTGTCCATAAATACCGTAAACCCATGCCGTTCTTAAAATAATATAATCAACATTAGTATTTTGTATGGCTTCTTCTCCTGCTAATTTTGTTTTGCCATACACCCCCAAAGGATTAGTTTTATCTGTCTCTAAATAAGGTGTATTTTTACTGCCATCAAAGACATAATCCGTAGAAATATGGATTAATTTTCCTGTTAATTTTGACATTTCTTCAGCGAGGATGGAGGGCGCTATGGCGTTGATTTGATAGGCTAATTCTGGTTCTAATTCTGCTTTATCTACGGCAGTATAAGCACCGCTATTAACTACTAAATCTGGTTTAATGGTTTGGATTACTTCTCTAATTTGCTCATTATTTGTTAAATCCAATTTAATCATATTTTTTGCATGGGGGTGACGGGCGCCCTCCACCACCTCACCGAGAGATGATAAAGTAAAAGATAATTCTCTGCCAACTTGTCCTGTACTACCAATTAATAATATTTTTGCATTCATGTTAATATCTGACGTTACCCATTGATTCAAATGTTAAGTTAAGGGAGGTTTCAGGTAGCAGGTTTCAGGTTTAAAACCCTTCCCTCCATAGACTCTTGTACAAGAAAAAGATCAATAAACAGAAGTTTCTTGTCAATTCTTTAACCTAACACCCGACACCTGATACCAACAATTAATTCTATTTTTGCGTAACATCAGTCAATATCACATTTAAATCTCAAAATCATTTTTCACAATAATTATAATCCTCACCACAACTGATTTAAGATAGGATTTGACATAAGAGTATCAAGAAAAAATATCGATGAGTAACTGGAAAAAGGGAAAACAGCTGAATCATGGTCAATATGTTATTGAGTCTATGTCTTTGCGGGGAGGCGCTGGAATTGCTTATCGTGCCAAAGAAATTGCCAACGGAAAACTCGTTACTATTCAAACTACCCCAAAAGTATGGCAAGGTCAGCCCCATAGTCAAGATTTAGA
The window above is part of the Cyanobacterium sp. T60_A2020_053 genome. Proteins encoded here:
- a CDS encoding DUF3883 domain-containing protein; the encoded protein is MSLSEKQRFIEQLSKEKSEYKYRSQAEDSANSLDILSNDIYSESERFIYELIQNADDASDDSTKGVSVIIEFTDNFIIISHTGKEFTEKDIRSICGVGKSQKLEDPNKTGYKGIGFKSVFGKSNYVCIKSNDFCFRFDKKHWENKEYKMPWQIIPIWTDINNISELKSVSFIHFYKVSTIIKYEKTDELKQDLLKLLEHPQIMLFLRKVNKIIIRENSKDIVTVEKLTTNETITLKKNGYIESEWIKKDFMGFPISKEIQEKLKGDEYSPKKLKEAKYSSISFAAKVENNKIIPLKNDESLIFTYLPTKISLGFPFLINADFLTNAPREGFHEDRVWNQYLFEQVAFKLLEWLAELAKNPRYKYQISQLIPDKLKGYNKIIEAFNNGLNKAKNSIAFIPSESYKLLKISESLIDKTDINYVIGKESFLEYYKIAINKNISVYLVNHNIIHVNKLINFGVKEFSLKDIPNLFESDIFQSQLSIDDTYQLIEFLYNKAQDEQQGKYWKEKLPSLPFLFNQYQQLTSPNKPIYFPVEELDMDDEDDDLVAHNQELSFINEEVLAQISENKLILQWLQKDLNITYPTQSNILDKNILPNLDSLSETAEKSIQIVRYLFDAHKQGEINESNIYQLKNLYLITKNSLPCKLSEYHLYLSDEYEPELNLEEYLESKYFISSEYIRENDNIKDWNYFFVLIGVKEKIGIEEIQERTTISKLEKIFSTEYFDFLKNTQQYPFTVYPHLMRSDNEIKSLTKLTFVEETKNYKFSRFFWEKIVKNNFLLKISNIIQYYWGYGNRTGRSQGDNVEPNYLIWFLTHESCIPTVKGECYKAEEVIINRKEFQKIGGKDLSILDLKVEIKPELQKLFNFRETINLEEYLDVLMIISETQDEDKDISNIIERIGLIYQALTKYDQDYEKEMIKKWGESNKVMAIDNSFYSPQDLYWVDTKICELPANINNFVKLPKKDSEVINLLRLWGVKIITDEDLNFVTSEDKNEVSDLKRRLKSRLPLIALVSSTQLEEDWQNVFSKMSKILDETIFYEVSELYISCEQNGVEIFTQKRNARFNPQSQEFYFSGNWDSPRTLYSLTEELGSLLKNKRMEKELNLLILDNISSGLEWLKEQGYDTTQILSQYLEEEQEFILPTTDSLINNSLARSNEQKQFDAETGKLGEEFLYKELLEIIKANYQVSDNEFKNTEKGCRVEIRKENCPKEIEIVWENKNGESTKPYDFKVIKYFKIIENNRLQIKEQVIYIDSKATTTDKINNESIPFYLSPQEWVFMDENKDNYYIARVFNVRTNPYMSILRGSNWNNLLDSKDDFLLQI
- a CDS encoding glucose-1-phosphate thymidylyltransferase, translated to MNAKILLIGSTGQVGRELSFTLSSLGEVVEGARHPHAKNMIKLDLTNNEQIREVIQTIKPDLVVNSGAYTAVDKAELEPELAYQINAIAPSILAEEMSKLTGKLIHISTDYVFDGSKNTPYLETDKTNPLGVYGKTKLAGEEAIQNTNVDYIILRTAWVYGIYGQKNFVKTMVRLAQEKTQFTYSGAKQLVPVANKPILWYGIEAIVKAGITDIGIIISPETGTEIERVTGAGEKFGAKITYILQESPDGLAHAVKIAQPFLADSPFIMYLGDNLIADDLEEYLTEFKSNNLSALILLRKVSNPSAFGVAKIDEKGNILALVEKPTNPPSNLALVGIYFFSPIIHEIIENLQPSPRGELEITDALQGLITEGKNVKACQLKDWWLDTGKKDDLLEANRIILDTNLTSNNQGIIQGNSQIIGRVAIGKDTKIINSTIRGPVIIGDNCHIENCFIGPYSSIANNVILTDADLEHSVILDSAQLKGIHHRIVDSVIGQRAKLILAPQRPKALSFMIGDDSYIQLV
- a CDS encoding DUF433 domain-containing protein; its protein translation is MLQATQYRYIVSDSSILNGEPIIEGTRTSVRAIAFFIS